The following proteins are co-located in the Trichormus variabilis 0441 genome:
- a CDS encoding carboxylate-amine ligase: MGDIEFKSSPEFSLGMEIELQLLNPDTLQLVDGISPLLAQTPENSWIQPEFNQAMVEIASQVCSNIPELEANIVAILRDLKTRCQALGMTICTAGTYPCCDRFASITPIPRYLSQQNTSGYLADLMMTCALQLHVGMPSGDVAIDIMGRLKPYLPILLALSASSPFWWGHDTSFASFRQRFLSSMRTYGICPTFKNWQDFTNFFATAQNAGMFEIIRDIHWDLRPQPDFGTLEVRVMDAQPTIKESMMLAAFIHSLIVDMYHHSQGKQTEFLLTPLPWLIERENYFRASRWGLDANYIEDEQGNSRPIRNIVKDILNVLAETADTLGNSSYLFQLEKRLDQGASYIRQRRVFESTGSVKAVVASLVSELEAELAIKSRQEAVAYGWL; the protein is encoded by the coding sequence ATGGGTGATATAGAATTCAAAAGCTCTCCCGAATTCTCTCTAGGGATGGAAATTGAGTTGCAATTACTCAATCCTGATACGCTGCAATTGGTAGATGGCATTTCACCGCTTTTAGCACAAACTCCTGAAAATTCCTGGATTCAACCAGAATTTAATCAAGCGATGGTAGAGATTGCCTCTCAGGTTTGCTCAAATATCCCTGAGTTAGAAGCCAATATTGTTGCTATTCTGCGTGACCTCAAAACCAGATGTCAAGCACTGGGTATGACTATTTGTACAGCCGGAACTTATCCATGTTGCGATCGCTTTGCCTCTATCACCCCTATTCCTAGATATCTGAGTCAGCAAAATACATCTGGCTATCTTGCAGATTTAATGATGACTTGTGCGCTTCAGCTTCATGTAGGAATGCCATCGGGTGATGTAGCTATAGATATTATGGGCAGACTTAAACCATATCTCCCCATTTTGTTGGCTCTGTCTGCTAGTTCACCCTTTTGGTGGGGTCACGATACTAGCTTTGCTTCCTTTCGTCAACGGTTTTTATCATCGATGAGAACTTATGGTATTTGCCCCACTTTTAAAAATTGGCAGGATTTTACTAATTTCTTTGCCACTGCTCAAAATGCAGGGATGTTTGAGATTATCCGCGATATCCATTGGGATTTGCGTCCCCAACCTGATTTCGGAACTCTTGAGGTGAGGGTAATGGATGCTCAACCAACGATCAAAGAATCGATGATGCTGGCGGCTTTTATCCATTCTTTAATTGTGGATATGTATCATCACAGTCAAGGAAAGCAAACAGAATTTTTGCTAACTCCCCTTCCTTGGTTGATTGAAAGAGAAAACTACTTTCGCGCCTCTCGTTGGGGTTTAGATGCTAATTATATTGAAGATGAACAAGGCAATAGCAGACCTATCAGGAATATAGTTAAAGATATCTTGAATGTACTAGCAGAAACTGCCGATACTTTGGGAAATAGTTCATATCTATTCCAATTAGAAAAAAGATTAGACCAAGGAGCAAGTTATATTCGACAACGGCGAGTGTTTGAAAGTACAGGTTCTGTAAAAGCGGTGGTTGCTTCTTTGGTGAGTGAGTTGGAAGCTGAATTAGCTATTAAGAGCAGACAGGAGGCTGTAGCCTACGGCTGGCTGTAA
- a CDS encoding M20/M25/M40 family metallo-hydrolase produces the protein MPLTQRQMKMYGPGIYDMKAGSVLSIFAIEAILAHELTPQVAPIILINSDEEIGSYESTPHIRRLAKQSRFCDRTFFRKPGKTQNRA, from the coding sequence ATGCCCCTCACCCAAAGACAGATGAAGATGTACGGCCCTGGTATCTACGATATGAAGGCTGGATCGGTGTTGAGTATTTTTGCAATTGAGGCAATTCTAGCTCACGAACTCACGCCGCAAGTTGCACCAATTATCTTGATTAATTCTGATGAAGAAATTGGTAGCTATGAATCCACACCCCACATTCGCCGCCTAGCAAAGCAATCACGTTTTTGTGATCGAACCTTCTTTAGAAAACCAGGGAAAACTCAAAACCGTGCGTAA
- a CDS encoding alpha-keto acid decarboxylase family protein — MPQLAPHIFDILYQKGVEHAFGIPGDFALTLFDALADSKIAPIVMTHEPCVGFAADAYSRMRGLGLAVVTYSVGGLNMVNAVAGAYAEKSPLVILSGGPGVREQKEHDLLHHKVKTFDTQRRVYEEVTLYATKLTDPKTADAKIHHALDYATTFKRPVYLEIPRDLVYAEITESEHLPPPIKRTDPDTLTEAIAETLEMLKRSHSPVILACVEVHRFGLQEQLLALAEKLGVPVCSTMLGKSVFPERHPQYIGIYNGEAGDLNVQKIVEESDCVLMLGVFMTDINLGMFTAHLNPGFTVYATSERLAIKHHEYPNVRFEDYITTLLDSPDLPHWDSSGIYTMKPRVTPSVGKISMSGLLYELNQFIDSNTLLVTDVGDALFAADDIQTQQGTSFLCPAFYASMGFGVPGVIGAQLADPSRRAIALVGDGAFHMTGMELLTAQRLRLNPIVIVINNGSFASLQAMGHQEAAFVQIPTMDYAQLANVLGGHGFVIHTSTQLQQALQTAQNSKTFSILDVHLSPDDVSPALQRLSALFTKSLKG; from the coding sequence ATGCCTCAACTAGCACCGCATATATTTGATATTTTATACCAAAAAGGTGTAGAACACGCATTTGGTATACCTGGGGATTTTGCCTTAACACTATTCGATGCACTAGCAGACAGCAAGATTGCACCTATTGTCATGACGCACGAACCCTGCGTAGGCTTTGCGGCTGATGCTTACTCCCGAATGCGGGGTTTGGGTTTAGCGGTTGTTACCTATAGCGTTGGCGGCTTAAATATGGTGAATGCTGTAGCTGGTGCTTATGCCGAGAAGTCTCCGTTGGTCATTTTAAGCGGCGGGCCAGGTGTGCGAGAACAAAAGGAGCATGACTTGTTACATCATAAGGTGAAAACTTTTGACACACAACGGCGTGTTTATGAAGAAGTCACCCTTTACGCTACAAAGCTAACCGATCCAAAAACAGCCGATGCTAAAATTCATCATGCTCTTGACTATGCAACGACATTCAAGCGTCCTGTTTATTTGGAAATTCCCCGTGATCTAGTTTATGCGGAGATTACAGAGTCAGAACACTTGCCACCACCAATCAAGCGCACTGATCCAGATACTTTAACGGAAGCCATTGCAGAAACTCTGGAGATGCTCAAGCGATCGCACTCACCAGTCATTCTTGCTTGTGTTGAAGTTCATCGCTTTGGCTTGCAGGAACAACTTCTAGCTTTGGCAGAAAAACTTGGTGTACCAGTCTGCTCAACAATGTTAGGAAAATCTGTTTTTCCCGAAAGACATCCGCAATACATCGGTATCTACAATGGTGAGGCTGGGGATTTAAATGTGCAGAAAATCGTTGAAGAATCAGACTGTGTGCTGATGTTGGGAGTGTTTATGACTGATATCAACCTGGGGATGTTTACCGCTCATCTCAACCCAGGTTTTACAGTGTATGCAACTTCAGAACGCCTCGCCATTAAGCATCACGAATACCCCAATGTGAGGTTTGAAGATTACATCACCACCTTGCTTGATAGTCCAGATTTGCCTCATTGGGATTCATCCGGCATCTATACTATGAAACCGCGTGTTACGCCATCTGTGGGTAAAATTTCCATGAGTGGACTACTTTATGAACTCAATCAGTTCATTGACAGTAACACTCTACTAGTGACGGATGTTGGAGATGCCCTATTTGCAGCAGATGATATCCAGACACAGCAAGGCACATCATTCTTATGTCCCGCCTTCTACGCCAGTATGGGGTTTGGCGTTCCTGGGGTGATTGGCGCACAATTAGCCGACCCATCCCGACGAGCGATCGCTTTGGTTGGCGATGGGGCGTTTCACATGACAGGAATGGAATTGCTCACAGCGCAACGCTTAAGACTAAACCCGATTGTCATAGTCATTAACAATGGCTCATTTGCTAGCCTCCAGGCAATGGGACATCAAGAAGCGGCTTTTGTCCAAATACCCACAATGGACTATGCCCAGTTAGCTAACGTTCTTGGTGGTCATGGCTTTGTGATCCACACTAGTACACAGCTACAACAAGCCTTACAGACAGCGCAAAATAGTAAGACTTTCAGTATTCTTGATGTTCATCTCTCACCTGACGATGTTTCGCCTGCCTTACAAAGATTGAGCGCACTATTTACCAAATCCCTCAAAGGATAA
- a CDS encoding photosystem II protein D1 4: MSTIVQRQKEFNFFDLWDSFCAWITSTENRIYIGWFGVLSIPTLLAATTCFVLAFIAAPSVDMDGIREPIMGSLMDGNNLITAAVVPTSAAIGLHFYPIWEAASMDEWLYNGGPYQLIVLHFLIGIWCLLGRFWELSYRLGMRPWIAVAYSAPVIAATSVLLVYPIGQGSFSDGLPLGIAGTFHFMLAFQGDHNILMHPFHMLGVAGVFGGALLSSLHGSLVASTLIRNTDENESINGGYKLGQQQVTYKYLAGHNSFLGRLLIPTFASRNHRAFHFLLAALPTIGIWFAAMGVCSMAFNLNGLNFNHSILDSRGNVIRSDADILNRANIGLSVMHAPNVHNFPLVLSSGQPIPVS; the protein is encoded by the coding sequence ATGAGTACCATTGTTCAACGTCAAAAGGAATTTAATTTTTTTGATTTATGGGATAGTTTTTGTGCGTGGATTACCAGCACAGAAAATCGGATTTATATCGGCTGGTTTGGTGTCTTGTCGATTCCTACCTTGCTAGCTGCTACCACCTGTTTTGTTTTGGCTTTTATTGCTGCGCCTAGCGTAGATATGGATGGTATACGTGAGCCAATTATGGGTTCACTAATGGACGGTAATAATTTAATTACAGCCGCAGTAGTGCCGACTTCTGCTGCGATTGGTTTGCACTTTTATCCTATCTGGGAAGCGGCATCAATGGATGAATGGCTTTACAATGGCGGGCCATATCAGTTGATTGTGCTGCATTTTCTGATTGGTATTTGGTGCTTACTAGGGCGATTTTGGGAACTTAGTTATCGTTTAGGAATGCGACCTTGGATAGCAGTTGCCTATTCTGCACCTGTGATTGCTGCTACTTCCGTTTTGTTAGTTTATCCTATTGGTCAAGGTAGTTTTTCTGATGGTTTACCTTTGGGAATTGCTGGAACTTTCCACTTTATGTTGGCTTTCCAAGGCGATCATAATATCCTGATGCACCCGTTCCATATGTTGGGTGTAGCAGGTGTATTTGGTGGCGCACTGTTGAGTTCTTTGCATGGTTCTTTAGTGGCTTCAACGCTAATTCGCAATACCGATGAAAATGAATCCATCAATGGTGGATATAAGCTGGGTCAGCAGCAAGTAACATACAAATACTTGGCAGGACACAATAGCTTCTTGGGACGCTTGTTGATTCCTACCTTTGCTAGCAGAAATCATCGTGCTTTCCATTTCTTATTAGCAGCATTACCAACAATAGGTATTTGGTTTGCGGCGATGGGTGTATGTTCAATGGCATTTAATCTCAATGGCTTGAACTTTAATCATTCCATCTTAGATAGTCGGGGTAATGTAATTAGAAGCGACGCTGATATCTTAAACCGTGCCAATATTGGTCTCAGTGTCATGCACGCTCCTAATGTCCATAATTTTCCATTGGTGCTGTCTAGCGGTCAACCTATTCCAGTTAGTTAA
- a CDS encoding caspase family protein — MSPLGIGSSDSTYIFTTGEAKLWILLVGINEYQDVSLPNLRYPAGDCEALGDALAKVTQRFLRKEVIIHHDFMEDTPTLKTVCRSLERIVSKAKPTDSIFLYFSGHGMLEPDTQDVVLCLSDTRQENLPDTGLPVQKLLQILETSRTNQQLVCLDTCHSGDMKMPQINNASFRELNITETLLNPATNLVNALRKRASRSKGFCALLSCDQGQQSWEFPELGHGAFTYYLVRGLLGEAADSHGVIEADGLYKYVYRQTLQYIDKLNHQLRLINKQKLNRGDRKLYPEYPLQTPKRIVEGVGEFILGFKYDADESHQQRRALVIDGLSNKINTDLIDIFAHAGDFQAECWHQQSKSWSDIEIRIKGFLDRDSKSTIKSPPYLELIKPTPTCLLYLRGYIEENENGEAWFILGNGVLLSRSYLKQQLQRATKTQQIIILDCPNTNSLKKWIEYCQCGTEYGQCIIAATSTIDKSELFCQTLHNILASVNVQVGLSVSKLIAELQKRLPKQDVRLDFWISETQTIIDILPSKNYPNFSQRPYLQRNQQEQQKKFPSHHLDDVTEIPSTTLPLPSPIPVTSEAIETVKPQLNLLLSSEQLTELENLLKQSLGIVAPIVLKKALKVNNGTELIRTLANYLPHKEQEKFKEQALFILNKKSSFSLSRSANEQTINAAFLGKCERELTNLIGSDARLNIQHILESHTQITSKELVDKLIAKIPDPQLALKFKQRIWG, encoded by the coding sequence ATGTCTCCCCTGGGTATTGGTAGTAGTGATTCCACTTATATATTTACAACAGGAGAAGCAAAACTCTGGATTTTGTTAGTAGGTATTAACGAATACCAAGATGTGAGTTTACCTAATTTACGCTATCCGGCAGGTGACTGTGAAGCTTTAGGAGACGCATTAGCAAAAGTTACACAGAGATTTTTACGTAAGGAAGTGATCATTCATCATGATTTTATGGAAGACACTCCTACCTTAAAAACGGTCTGTCGGAGTCTGGAACGAATTGTTTCAAAAGCTAAACCTACTGACTCAATATTTTTATATTTTTCTGGTCATGGAATGTTAGAGCCAGATACTCAAGATGTTGTGCTGTGCTTATCAGATACCAGACAAGAAAACCTGCCAGATACAGGATTACCTGTGCAAAAACTGTTACAAATCTTAGAGACTAGTCGTACCAATCAACAACTAGTTTGTCTAGATACCTGTCACAGTGGCGATATGAAAATGCCTCAAATAAACAACGCTAGCTTCAGAGAATTAAACATCACTGAGACATTACTGAACCCCGCAACAAATCTTGTGAATGCTTTGCGAAAACGCGCTAGTCGTAGTAAAGGATTTTGTGCTTTGTTATCTTGCGATCAAGGACAGCAGTCTTGGGAGTTTCCGGAACTGGGACATGGAGCCTTTACTTATTACTTAGTACGGGGCCTATTGGGTGAAGCTGCTGATTCTCATGGCGTTATTGAAGCAGATGGTTTATATAAATATGTTTATCGCCAGACATTACAATATATTGATAAATTAAATCACCAACTGCGTCTGATAAATAAACAAAAACTCAACCGTGGGGACAGAAAATTATATCCAGAATATCCTTTGCAAACGCCTAAAAGAATTGTTGAAGGAGTAGGAGAATTTATTTTAGGATTCAAATATGATGCAGATGAATCTCACCAACAGCGACGAGCTTTAGTTATAGATGGACTCTCAAACAAGATAAATACTGATTTGATTGATATATTTGCTCATGCTGGTGATTTTCAAGCCGAGTGTTGGCATCAACAAAGCAAATCTTGGTCAGATATAGAGATAAGAATCAAAGGGTTTCTAGATAGAGATAGTAAATCAACCATAAAATCTCCTCCTTATTTAGAATTAATCAAACCTACACCAACTTGCTTACTTTATTTACGTGGGTACATTGAAGAAAACGAAAATGGAGAAGCTTGGTTCATATTAGGCAATGGAGTACTTCTTAGCCGTTCTTACTTAAAACAACAGCTACAACGTGCAACTAAGACTCAACAAATAATCATTTTAGATTGTCCTAACACTAATTCCCTCAAAAAATGGATAGAATATTGCCAATGTGGTACAGAGTATGGGCAATGTATAATTGCAGCTACTTCCACAATAGATAAATCAGAATTATTTTGCCAAACACTCCACAACATCCTTGCTAGTGTAAATGTACAAGTTGGTTTGTCAGTTTCTAAATTGATTGCTGAATTACAAAAACGTTTACCAAAACAAGATGTCAGACTTGATTTTTGGATATCAGAAACGCAAACGATAATTGATATTTTACCTAGTAAGAATTATCCAAATTTTTCCCAAAGACCTTATCTCCAGAGAAATCAACAGGAGCAACAAAAAAAATTCCCATCTCACCATCTTGATGATGTGACAGAAATTCCCTCTACTACCTTACCTTTACCATCACCTATTCCTGTTACTAGTGAAGCTATAGAGACAGTAAAACCTCAACTTAATTTGCTCCTTAGTTCAGAACAGCTTACAGAATTAGAAAATTTACTGAAACAATCATTAGGCATAGTTGCGCCTATAGTTTTAAAAAAAGCTTTAAAAGTAAATAATGGTACAGAATTAATAAGAACATTAGCTAATTATTTACCACATAAGGAACAAGAAAAATTTAAAGAACAAGCATTATTTATATTAAATAAAAAAAGTAGTTTTTCTCTCAGTAGATCGGCAAATGAACAAACAATAAATGCAGCTTTTCTTGGTAAATGTGAACGTGAGTTAACCAATTTAATTGGCTCAGATGCTAGATTGAATATTCAACATATTTTAGAATCTCATACCCAAATCACTTCCAAAGAATTGGTAGATAAATTGATAGCCAAAATTCCCGATCCACAGCTAGCTTTAAAGTTTAAACAGCGTATATGGGGTTGA
- a CDS encoding phosphoribosyltransferase, with product MWQKFYNRTEAGKLLAARLTEYANRPDVLVLGLPRGGVPVAFEVAKALDAPLDVCLVRKLGVPGHKELAMGAIATGGVRVLNENVVDWLRIPQATIDQVAAIEMRELERRNIAYRGNRPLPKVKNHTIILVDDGIATGATIRAAIATLKQQQPRELVVAVPVAAASTCEELQAEVDKIVCVMMPEDLYAIGIWYENFGQTTDAEVCELLTRQKLLVANDL from the coding sequence ATGTGGCAGAAATTTTATAATCGAACGGAAGCTGGGAAACTATTAGCTGCTCGGTTAACAGAGTATGCTAATCGTCCAGATGTTTTAGTATTGGGACTTCCCCGTGGCGGTGTGCCTGTAGCATTTGAAGTAGCTAAGGCACTTGATGCACCATTAGATGTTTGCTTGGTGCGGAAACTTGGTGTACCAGGACATAAGGAACTGGCGATGGGTGCAATTGCTACCGGAGGAGTCCGTGTATTAAATGAAAATGTTGTAGATTGGTTGCGGATTCCCCAAGCAACCATTGATCAAGTAGCAGCAATTGAAATGCGGGAATTAGAGCGTCGGAACATAGCCTATCGGGGTAATCGTCCGCTACCAAAAGTCAAAAATCATACGATTATTCTTGTAGATGATGGTATTGCTACGGGTGCAACCATCCGCGCAGCGATCGCAACCTTAAAACAGCAACAACCCCGCGAACTGGTAGTTGCAGTTCCAGTGGCGGCGGCTTCTACTTGTGAAGAACTACAAGCAGAAGTGGACAAAATTGTCTGCGTAATGATGCCAGAAGATTTATATGCGATCGGTATTTGGTACGAGAATTTTGGGCAAACAACCGACGCAGAGGTATGTGAACTTTTGACAAGACAAAAATTACTGGTAGCTAATGATTTGTAA
- a CDS encoding photosystem reaction center subunit H, whose translation MAKNEPLYIFIKLQENQEYWRKSMLNVVRRSQIIGWIAIDSSTANSLGELEEVWLDDSGRIAYFSGGETYLPVEGIAGVGMGAISVYYPPVEDTPENLRRLHEITVESTLGEPLGWVEDFLFDWQTGEIAAYIVAGEIAAAFGGRAVLYPEDVEEIAINKVIIREDVKHQLEAESEGLQGFLSEKSQQVQHLVHIIGVGVARRRHRLHHVISPSDKPEVVRVKIKEVSDEVAASTNHPHHALQEATEFLQEQWHSLQQSIARAGERAKSSLDAAWKQIHQTKS comes from the coding sequence GTGGCAAAAAATGAGCCACTGTATATATTCATCAAACTCCAAGAGAATCAAGAGTATTGGAGGAAAAGTATGCTCAATGTTGTGCGTCGCAGCCAAATTATCGGGTGGATAGCAATAGATAGTTCAACTGCTAATAGTTTGGGTGAGTTAGAAGAAGTTTGGTTAGATGATTCTGGACGTATTGCCTATTTTTCAGGTGGAGAAACCTATTTACCAGTAGAAGGAATTGCTGGGGTAGGTATGGGTGCGATTTCTGTCTATTATCCGCCAGTTGAAGACACGCCAGAAAATCTTCGCCGCTTGCATGAAATTACTGTTGAATCTACACTAGGTGAGCCTCTTGGCTGGGTGGAAGATTTTTTATTTGATTGGCAAACGGGAGAAATTGCCGCTTACATTGTGGCGGGAGAAATTGCTGCTGCTTTTGGTGGACGCGCAGTATTGTATCCCGAAGATGTTGAGGAAATTGCCATCAATAAAGTAATTATCCGTGAAGATGTTAAACATCAACTTGAGGCTGAGTCAGAGGGATTGCAGGGTTTCTTGAGTGAGAAATCACAACAGGTACAACATTTAGTACATATCATAGGCGTTGGCGTAGCCCGCCGAAGGCATCGCCTGCATCATGTGATTTCTCCTAGCGATAAACCAGAAGTTGTTCGCGTCAAAATCAAGGAAGTTAGCGATGAAGTAGCAGCTTCTACTAATCATCCACATCACGCTTTGCAAGAAGCTACGGAGTTTTTGCAAGAGCAATGGCATAGCTTACAACAAAGTATTGCCCGTGCAGGAGAGCGCGCAAAATCATCTCTAGATGCGGCCTGGAAGCAAATCCACCAAACAAAGTCTTGA
- a CDS encoding YbhB/YbcL family Raf kinase inhibitor-like protein gives MSRRRDFLLQSFSIIGLVKLSAIACSSVGNKNTEIASTPSSKLTTERKSMKLESVFGANSQIPAKYTCDGVDISPTLSWDEPPEETQSLALIVDDPDAPRHTFVHWVIYDIPPTVRQLPEHITATKTLPSGGVQGKNDFGKLGYGGPCPPSGTHRYFFKLYALDKNLGLPPGATKEQILQAMKGHVLATAELIGGYQRQP, from the coding sequence ATGAGCAGACGGCGAGACTTTCTACTTCAAAGCTTCAGTATAATTGGGTTAGTAAAATTATCTGCGATCGCTTGTAGTTCCGTGGGTAATAAAAATACCGAAATTGCCTCCACCCCAAGCAGTAAATTAACAACAGAGAGGAAAAGCATGAAATTAGAAAGTGTCTTTGGAGCTAATAGCCAAATTCCTGCCAAATATACCTGTGATGGTGTTGATATTTCGCCTACTCTTAGCTGGGATGAACCTCCAGAAGAAACCCAAAGTTTAGCACTAATAGTCGATGATCCAGATGCACCCAGACACACATTTGTACATTGGGTAATTTACGATATACCTCCTACAGTTCGGCAATTACCAGAACACATCACTGCTACGAAAACTTTACCAAGTGGTGGAGTGCAGGGAAAGAATGATTTTGGCAAATTAGGTTATGGTGGCCCCTGTCCTCCTAGTGGTACACATCGGTATTTCTTCAAACTTTATGCTTTAGACAAAAACTTGGGTTTGCCACCAGGCGCAACAAAAGAGCAAATTTTGCAAGCAATGAAGGGTCATGTTTTGGCAACAGCAGAGTTAATCGGAGGCTACCAACGTCAGCCTTAG
- a CDS encoding Glu/Leu/Phe/Val family dehydrogenase, whose amino-acid sequence MDNIFRFADELGPAKIIHIYEREADLKAIVVVDNIDCGPAIGGVRMATDVTTEEVFRLARAMTLKNAAADLPHGGGKSAILADPKQPLADKERLVRTFARAIRDVTEYIPGPDMGTDEQCMAWIKEEIGRAVGLPKAIGGIPLDEIGATGFGLSICAEIASKFCHLNLEGARIVIQGFGSVGKNAARFLTAKGALLIGAADSQGTLFNPLGIDVKQLIKLKNSGKSVISYPQGDKLDRDAVIDIECDIWIPAARPDIIHADNVDRLKTQLVISGANIPFTEAAERICHERNIIVVPDFIANAGGVICAAVEYDGGNQTTAFETIAKKIRYNTTLVLEQVAKTGKLPRQAAVELAQRRICLARQDI is encoded by the coding sequence ATGGATAATATTTTTCGCTTTGCTGATGAGCTAGGCCCAGCCAAGATTATTCATATCTACGAAAGAGAAGCTGATCTAAAAGCCATTGTTGTGGTTGATAACATTGATTGTGGCCCTGCGATCGGTGGAGTACGTATGGCTACAGATGTGACTACAGAAGAAGTTTTTCGATTGGCACGAGCTATGACTTTAAAAAATGCTGCTGCTGACTTACCCCACGGCGGCGGTAAATCTGCAATCTTAGCCGACCCGAAACAACCTTTAGCAGATAAGGAACGCTTGGTACGTACCTTTGCTCGTGCTATCAGGGATGTGACTGAGTATATCCCTGGCCCCGATATGGGAACAGATGAACAGTGTATGGCTTGGATCAAAGAAGAGATTGGTCGTGCTGTAGGACTACCAAAAGCAATAGGGGGTATCCCCTTGGATGAAATTGGTGCTACTGGTTTTGGCCTAAGTATCTGTGCAGAGATAGCTAGCAAGTTTTGTCACCTCAATTTAGAAGGCGCACGTATTGTCATTCAAGGTTTCGGTTCTGTTGGGAAAAACGCTGCTCGCTTTTTAACGGCTAAAGGAGCGTTACTTATAGGAGCCGCAGATTCTCAAGGAACTCTCTTTAATCCTCTGGGAATCGATGTTAAGCAGTTAATCAAACTAAAAAATTCTGGTAAGAGTGTGATTAGTTATCCACAGGGAGACAAACTAGATCGGGACGCAGTTATTGACATCGAGTGCGATATTTGGATACCAGCAGCCAGACCCGATATTATCCATGCTGATAATGTTGACCGCCTGAAAACTCAGCTTGTGATCTCAGGTGCTAATATCCCGTTTACCGAAGCAGCAGAAAGGATATGTCATGAACGAAATATTATTGTAGTACCTGATTTCATCGCCAATGCAGGTGGTGTAATCTGCGCTGCGGTTGAGTATGATGGCGGAAATCAGACCACAGCCTTTGAAACTATTGCAAAGAAAATTCGCTACAATACGACGCTAGTTTTAGAACAAGTTGCCAAAACAGGTAAGCTACCACGACAGGCTGCTGTGGAACTTGCCCAGAGACGGATATGTCTTGCTAGACAAGATATTTAA
- a CDS encoding ribose-phosphate diphosphokinase, whose amino-acid sequence MDNFILFAGTANPDLAGTVAQKLDIPLGKSAVERFPDGEVNVRLLESVRQKSVFILQSTAPPVNDHLVELLAFADACRRAAASRITAIIPYFGYARADKRHGRREPITASMVAEVLQAVGVNHVVTLDLHTLQIEGFFRIPVDSLTAVPIFCEAIRHYLPPNFVVVSPDTGRVQMATQYAQKLDSSVVVLHKHRTSGTETEVTRVVGDVKGYACLIIDDMISTGGTLAKSIEALLKAEARPEIIIAATHGLFVKEARAKLSHPSVKAIFVTDSVTSKETDWQQLKIVSIAPLVATTIQRFKTDGSISDLF is encoded by the coding sequence ATGGACAATTTCATCCTCTTTGCTGGTACAGCTAATCCTGATTTAGCTGGCACAGTTGCCCAAAAACTCGACATTCCTTTGGGTAAATCTGCGGTTGAACGCTTTCCAGATGGTGAGGTAAATGTGCGACTACTGGAATCGGTACGCCAAAAGTCTGTGTTTATCCTCCAGTCCACTGCACCACCTGTTAATGATCATCTAGTAGAACTTTTAGCCTTTGCAGATGCTTGTCGTCGGGCGGCGGCTAGTCGCATTACGGCGATTATTCCTTACTTTGGCTACGCCCGTGCTGATAAACGTCACGGTAGGCGCGAACCAATTACCGCCAGTATGGTAGCTGAAGTGTTACAGGCTGTTGGGGTAAATCATGTTGTCACACTAGATTTACACACACTGCAAATTGAAGGTTTCTTTCGCATTCCTGTAGACAGTCTGACGGCTGTACCCATTTTTTGCGAAGCTATACGCCATTACTTACCGCCTAATTTCGTAGTTGTATCGCCAGACACGGGGCGGGTACAGATGGCAACCCAGTATGCCCAAAAGCTCGATAGTTCGGTAGTCGTGCTACACAAACATCGCACCAGTGGCACAGAAACAGAGGTAACTCGTGTTGTGGGTGATGTAAAGGGTTATGCCTGCTTAATTATCGATGACATGATTTCTACTGGCGGTACTCTTGCTAAGAGTATTGAAGCCTTACTCAAAGCTGAAGCACGCCCAGAAATAATTATTGCTGCTACTCATGGGTTGTTTGTTAAGGAAGCACGGGCTAAGTTAAGTCATCCCAGTGTGAAGGCGATTTTTGTTACTGACAGTGTAACTTCCAAAGAAACCGACTGGCAGCAATTGAAAATTGTCTCGATCGCACCTTTAGTTGCTACGACTATTCAACGATTTAAAACTGATGGTTCAATTAGTGATTTATTTTAG